The genomic window GTGTTGGAGCCGATCGCGACGATGGGAACGGTTGACTAACTGCGGCAGCGCCGCTGGCGAGGGACATCTTTTCGCTGGGCTTGCCCCAGTCGGGATAGCAACTGGCAACTAACTTCACTCTCCCTCTGGGAGAGTCGAGCGTCAGCGAGGAGAGGGCGACCGCGCTGCTGCCAAAGAACCTCCCCTCGCTAAGGCTCGACCCTCCTTGAAAAGGAGGGTGAAGAATGAGGCCCCAGGGTCAAATGCTGCAGTAATACACTCCACGTCCCGAGGCGATTCGCGGGCCAAGCCGGGAGCGGTGCGCGAACAACAACGGCTAGTTATCAGTTGTCGCTCAGGTCAGGGCAAGCCCGACGGAAGCGGAGCGACGTTTTCGGAGTAGCGTAGTTACGTGTCCCACGCTCTGGCGAGCGTCTCTACGGGAACCACGCTCTGGCGAGCGTAGCTACAAGAGTCGTGCTACAAAAACAGCAGCCGACCGCGATTGCGATCGGCTGCTGTTGAAGCTTAGCGAGGCGGTTAGGCCAGGCTCTCGTTTCGTTCACGCACTAGCTGCGTTTCTGTTCGCCTTGAGCGGCTTGGCCACCCTGTCCACCGGCTTGAGGACGCACGCGTTTGTTGATGTCCGTTTCCAAGACGCCGAAGACGGCTTCGTGGCGAGCGACCGACATCTGCAACGCGGCCAGCAGACGCTTGGCGGTGTAGAAGTTGACGATGATCCGCTGCTTGACCTGAATCGGATCTTTGGGCACACCAACCGGTTGCGGGTTCAAACCAAAGTCGACGATCAGTTCTTCCGGCGATCCGGTAACGCGACAGAAGTTCGCGTAGGTTGCCTGAGCCTTGTCATCGTTGACTTGAACCTGAACAGGCTGTTGCGTCTGAGCCTGAGCTGCGGGCGGCGTGGCAGGTGCCTTGGGCGCTTCAGGTTTGCTTTCAGTGTCGGCCATCAAAATCTCTCCTAGTAAGTAAATTTACCGGCGTACTCGCCGGTGCCAAACACCGGCAGAAAAGGATCGAGGATACGTTCGGATTTGGTTTAGCTGCGTGTATGTTACAAGTCTGTAAGGGGGATGCAACACGACCAAGGGGTGTTAGCGGGGTTTTGGCAAAGCCAGAGCGGTTTGCAGCGATTGTCGTATTTAAGCCACGTTAAATGGGTAATCTGCGATGCTCGTTAGAACTCGAAATTGAAGGTTTTGATGATCAATCGCCACAGACGCCAGCCCAGAGTTTTGTTCTCGGTGTGGACCTTTGCCGAACCGCGATAGCCCAGTCGTATGGGCAGGTCGGTGTCGACCAAGGGCACCCGAGCTTGATAGGAAACGCTGCGCGGTTTGACCTGCCCGGTTTGGGGATCGATTTCGGTTTCTAAATCGCCACCGGTCTGGCTGGACATTCCCGACGATACATAGTCGCGATCCTGGGTGGAAAGTTCCTTAATTTCGCTACTAAAGGTGGTCATTTTTCGCGAATCCAATTTCAAGTCCACGGCGTCGCCTTCGCGGACCAATTGGATGTCGCCTTGGTCGATGATCAAAATGGCTTCCAACGAATCGGACGAGCCGATTTGGCATAGCAAGGTATCGGGCGTTAACAACGCACCTCGATTGTGTTCGCTCAGCGGAGAACCTTCCCAGTCGGGCAACATTCCACTAGATGTGTCGCGTTGGGGTTTGTCGGGCGGTGGCAGCACGATGCCGGAGCGCGGGGCGTGGATCGTCAGCCGTTCGATCTCTTCTTCGGTTTTGCGAAGCATTTGAGCCAGCGAAGAGATCAATCGGGTTTGCGTTTGCAGACGCGAGGCCAGCGAAGGATCGCGTCGGCTCTGCAACCGCAGGTTCTCGAGTCGTTTCTTGGCTTGCTCCCATTCCCCGATCTGGTCGTGTTGTTGCATCAGCAAGTCGGGGTTTTCCAGCACCGCCAGAATGTCCCCCTGCTCCACATGCTCACCGGCTTTGACCGTCTTCACGATTAGGCCTGATGTATTGGCATACACGTTGCCGGTTTCGGACGGTTGGATTTCAAAGGCGCAATCGACGTGATGCGGCAAAGGCACCAAGCACACCAGTGCAATCACCGTCGCGACCACGGCCAGCGTGATGGTCAACGGAGTACGTTTCACTTTGGCCAACCTCCCAGGGGTACGGCAGAACTTAAATGTTTGAATTACAGGTTGAGCGATCAGGCCGGTAAAGCCGATCACGGCGACCATCCGACCGACGATTTGCAGGCCGTAGGGTTCCAGAACTTTGATCACAAACCAACAGATCGAAAACACCACCACCCAGCGATAGATCACCGAGGCGATGGTGAACAAGCCGAAGAACAGTCGATTGCGTTGCGGCAGGAAGGGATCCTCTTGCAGTTCCAACCCCAGGCAGGTTTGTTGGAACCAACGCTTCAGAACTTCGGTGGCTTTCTGCCGCAGGTTGGGGATCTCCAGGATGTCCATCAGGATGTAATAGCCGTCGAACCGCAACAGCGGGTTGCCGTTGACCAAAACCGTGCTGACGGCGTTTAAGAACATCATGTTCAGGCACAGGTCGTTCAGCAGTCCCGGTTCGCTGAAGTACCAGATGTAGGCCGCGAAGGAGGCCAGGATCATTTCCACATAGATCCCGCCGGCACCGATCCAGACGCGTTTCCACTTATTGGGCAGCATCCACGAGTCGGACACGTTGCAGTACAGACAGGGTGTAAAGACCAGTAGCATAAAGCCCAGTTCGTGGCACTCGCCGCCGAACTTTTTACAGCTGATGCCGTGGCCGAATTCATGGATCACCTTGACGATGCCCATCGTGGCCGCCAAATAAATCCAGCGGTCAGCGGCAAAGAACTGTTGGAAGGTGGGCAGCCGCGCATAGACCGTTTCGTACTGCATGGCCAACAGCAGCATCGCTGAAAGCCAAAAGGCAAG from Roseimaritima ulvae includes these protein-coding regions:
- a CDS encoding DUF3467 domain-containing protein: MADTESKPEAPKAPATPPAAQAQTQQPVQVQVNDDKAQATYANFCRVTGSPEELIVDFGLNPQPVGVPKDPIQVKQRIIVNFYTAKRLLAALQMSVARHEAVFGVLETDINKRVRPQAGGQGGQAAQGEQKRS
- a CDS encoding hemolysin D; amino-acid sequence: MTTLADSLVSSSSRPLTVRKRPDLTHTRQLYQGTAYWVVKEPVGLQYFRFHEEEFFILNLLDGHVSLQQIKDGFEQQFAPQKITFGDLQQFIGMLHRSGLVISNAPGQGKALQKRGATKRRKELMGKFTNVFALRFRGFDPERVLNRILPWTGWLFTVPALIFFLAFWLSAMLLLAMQYETVYARLPTFQQFFAADRWIYLAATMGIVKVIHEFGHGISCKKFGGECHELGFMLLVFTPCLYCNVSDSWMLPNKWKRVWIGAGGIYVEMILASFAAYIWYFSEPGLLNDLCLNMMFLNAVSTVLVNGNPLLRFDGYYILMDILEIPNLRQKATEVLKRWFQQTCLGLELQEDPFLPQRNRLFFGLFTIASVIYRWVVVFSICWFVIKVLEPYGLQIVGRMVAVIGFTGLIAQPVIQTFKFCRTPGRLAKVKRTPLTITLAVVATVIALVCLVPLPHHVDCAFEIQPSETGNVYANTSGLIVKTVKAGEHVEQGDILAVLENPDLLMQQHDQIGEWEQAKKRLENLRLQSRRDPSLASRLQTQTRLISSLAQMLRKTEEEIERLTIHAPRSGIVLPPPDKPQRDTSSGMLPDWEGSPLSEHNRGALLTPDTLLCQIGSSDSLEAILIIDQGDIQLVREGDAVDLKLDSRKMTTFSSEIKELSTQDRDYVSSGMSSQTGGDLETEIDPQTGQVKPRSVSYQARVPLVDTDLPIRLGYRGSAKVHTENKTLGWRLWRLIIKTFNFEF